A stretch of DNA from Natrinema halophilum:
GCAGCACTCACGCCGTTCGTCTTCCGTATCCTCGGGGAAGAAACTGGAATCGTGGGTGTCCTCGTTGCACTGTCGTCGTTCGCTCTACTGCTAACCCAGTACGGTGCCGAAGGGACCGTCGCGCTCCAGTGGATTCCGTCCCTCGACATCGCACTCCGGTTTTACGTAGACGGGTGGGCACTACTGTTCGCGTTGCTCGCGAGCGGTATCGGTGCGCTCGTTTTCGCTTACTCGCCCGCGTACATGCACGGTCAGTCGGGTCTCGTCAGGTACTACGCAGCAATGCTCGCGTTCATGGGTTCGATCGTCGGGGTCGCACTCGCATCCGATCTGATCGCAATCTTCCTGTTCTGGGAGCTTACGAGCCTCTGTTCGTTCGTCCTGATCGGTTTCTACACCGCCGACGATTCGTCGCAGTACGCCGCTCGGATGGCCATGCTCATCACCGTGGGCGGCGGCCTCTTCCTGCTCGTGGGGCTCCTCTTGCTGTCAGTCATGGCCGGTGACGTCGTCGGTCCCGCATCCGCGTTCGACCTCGCTGCGATGCTCGAGAATTCCGACGCGATGCAGTCGGCGCTTCGGGATCGAGGACTGTTCGTTCCGGTTATGGGATTGCTCGCGATCGGCGCAGCGACGAAATCCGCACAGGTGCCGTTGCACTTCTGGCTGCCCAACGCTATGGCTGCGCCGACGCCCGTCTCGGCGTTTCTCCACTCCGCGACGATGGTCAAAGTGGGCGTGTACTTCGTCGGACGGGTTCGCCCCATGTTCCTCGGATCGGAGTGGCTGTTGCTGTTCGTGACACTCGGGTTGACGACCATGACCGTCTGTGCGATCATGGCCGTCGCGGCGACGGATATCAAAGAACTGCTCGCGTACTCGACGGCGAGCCACCTCGGTCTGATGATCGCCGGATTCGGTTTTACGTCGGTTTACGGCGCGGAGGCGGGAGTCTTCCATCTATTCAATCACGCCCTCTTCAAGGCTCCGTTGTTCCTCGTAGCCGGAATCATCGCTCACGAGACTGGAACCCGGCAGATCGACTCACTCGGCGGACTCCGACGCGATCTGCCGGTGACGGCGGCGATCACGACGATCGTCGCGCTTAGCATGGCCGGGATTCCGCCGTTCAACGGCTTTTATTCGAAAGAATTACTCTACGAGGCCGCCGTTGAGGCGAGCCACCATCACGATATCGGTGCCCTCGGCCGGCTCTATCCCGCCGTCGCCGTCTTCGGGAGTATCTTCACCGTCCTCTACTCCCTTCGATTTCTGTCTCTCTTCTTCGGGGACCGACCGGACGAACTCGGCCCCGTCCAGAGCCCGCCTCTCACGATGCTCGTCCCGCCAGCCTTGCTGGCGCTGCTCGCCGCGGTCGTCAGCGTCGATCCCCAACTCGCCGTAGACGCCATCGTCCAATCCGGCCTCGAGGCGACGGCGATCGATCCCCACGAGATGCACGTCGGAATTCCGACGTCGTACTCGCTTCCGGTCGGGATGAGCGCCGTCACGATCGGCGTCGGCCTCGCCGCGTTTCCGTTTTACGGGCGGCTCAACGGTAGCATTCGCGCGATTTCGCGAGCCGTTCCGCAGATCAGACCGAACTGGTGGTACGACGCAATCGTCGACGGCCTCACCGACGAAGGGAGATGGCTCGCCGATCGCGTCCACAACGGGCTCCTTCGAACGTACGCGACGTGGACGCTGAGTGGGACCTGCGTTCTCGCCCTCGTCGGCTTCGTCGCGGCAGGTGCGATCGAGCCAGCCGAACTCGGAGTCGAAGCCACGCTCTCCATCGCACTCGTGTTGCTCGTAGCCGCCACCGGTGCGCTCGCCGTGGCTCTCTCCGACTCGCACGTCGCGGGCGTCCTCACGCTCTCGATTCTCGGCTTTATGATCGCCATCTTCTACATCCTCGCGAGCTCACCCGACCTCGCGTTGACACAGCTCGTCGTCGAAACGCTCGTTCTGTTGATCTTCCTGCTCGTGATCGAAGAGATTCCCGAGTCGTACGCAATCGGGCTTCGACGTAGCATCCGCGACGTCGTCCTTTCGCTGGCAGTCGGTACGACTGCGTTCGTTACGGTTCTCGTTACGACCAGCGCACGTCCCGGCGGCTCGACCTATATCGCTCGTCAATTCGCAGAACGAGCGGTGCCCGAAGGCGGCGGGTCCAACATCGTCAACGTCACTCTCGTCGACTTCCGCGGCTTCGATACCCTCGGCGAACTCGTCGTGATCGCCCTCGCTGCGATTTCGATCCTGACGCTGATCGTCATGCGCGGCAGCGGCGACGGTGGGCTGATCGATACGCGAGCCGGAAACGAACTACTCGACAACGAATCGTCCGATGATGAACGCCTCGAGGGCGGACTCTCGGAAGAGAACCCTCTCGAGGGCGGTCCATCCGGAACGCCTCCCGATGGCGGGAATTCGGACGATGCCGATACCGGGATCGAAGGAGGTGACACGCAGTGACGACTGTCATCATGCGCACGACCGCTCGAGTGATCGTTCCGATCGTCCTGGTCGTCGCGATATCGCTGTTCATCGAGGGCCACAACCTTCCCGGGGGCGGGTTCATCGGCGGCGTCCTCACGACGACGGCGTTTGCGATCATCTACATGGCCTTCGGCCTGGACTTCCTCGAGCGGGGAATCCTCGGACGTGACGTCGACCCCGGTAAGGAACCGTCTCGGGACCGCGTCGTCGTGGCCTACCGCCGGCTGTTCGCGTACGGGTTCGCGATCGCAGTCGCGAGCGGCCTCGCTCCGCTGCTTTACGACCAGCCGTTTCTCTCACAGACGTTCGTCATACTCGAGGGGATTCCGATCTACGATCATCTCGAGGTGGCGAGCGCGCTGGCGTTTGATTTCGGCGTCTACTGCGTGGTCGTCGGCGGCCTGCTTACGATTCTGTCGGTGGTGGGAGCCGAATGACGGCGGTCGTGCTCGCGGCGACGATCGGCGCGCTGTTCGCACTCGGAACGTTCCTGCTGCTACGACGAGACCTCATCCGCGTCGTCTGGGGACTGACGATCATCAGTCAGGCTGCGAACCTCTATCTCCTGACGATGGGTGGTATCGCGCCGGCAACTGCCGAGTCGGTACCGGTCCTGGCCGGCCACGGGGATCACGTCCCGGAAACAGCCGATCCGCTGGTCCAGGCGCTCGTGTTGACCGCGATCGTCATCGGCTTCGGCATGACTGCATTCGCGCTCGTACTGTCGTATCGGGTTTACGAAGAACACGACACGCTGGACGTGACGAATCTTGGTGATCACAAATGAGTGGACCAGTGCGGGCTGACCGGATTGTGACGGGTGATCGACGATGACGACACTGCGACGACGACGAACGAAGCCGGCGGGTGATCGACGATGACGACACTGCGACGACGAACGAAGCCGGCGGGTGATCGACGATGACGACACTGCGACGACGACAAACGAAGTCGGCGGGTGATCGACGGGGACAGACGATGACGACTGGTGATCAACGGTGACGACTATGGCGACGACTCCGATCGGCACGAACTCACAGCTCGTGATCGCACCGATGCTGATCGTTCTCGTCACAGCCGTCGCAACGCTGTTGCTCGGACGTCGACCGCAAGCTCGAGCGGCGGTCAGTCTCGGCGGCGGCGCGGCGTATGCAGTCGCGGTGGCGGCGATCGACTGGTACGTCGTCCTCGCTCCGAACGCGCCCGGAATCGCGACCTATCAGGTCGGCGACTGGCCTGCCCCCATCGGAATCACGCTCGTCGCGGACGGCCTGTCGGCGTTTATGCTGACTATGGTCGCCGTTCTGGGCGTCGCATCGCTTGTCTTCTCGACCCGTCACCTTCCCGGCGATGAGGGCCGAAGCTACTACTTCCCGCTCTTTCACTTCCTGGCGCTTGGAGTTACCGGCGCGTTTCTTACTGGCGACCTCTTTAACCTCTTCGTCTGGTTCGAGGTGATGTTGATGGCCAGCTACGTATTCGTCGCGTATTCCGGCGGTCCCGAACACACACGCGCCGCATTCTGGTACGTCTCACTCAACTTGCTGGCCAGCGCCGTTTTCTTGCTCGGCGTCGGTGGCATTTACGCGTCCACGGGAACGCTAAATATGGCGGACCTTGCCCGACGTCTCGCCGAGCCGGCGGCGTACGGACTCGACCCGGTCCCGGTCGTCGGGCTGCTCGGCCTCCTCCTGTCGGTGTTCGCTATCAAAGCCGGACTCGTCCCCTTCCAGTTCTGGATTCCGAGCGCGTACCGGGCCGCACCGCCCCAGATTACCGCGTTGCTGGCTGGCGCAACGAAAAAGGTCGGCATCTACGCTATTATCCGACTGTCGTTTACGGTCTTCGCCGGTGCCGAAATCGCCGTAGATCTCGGGGTTCCGGGAACCGGATTTGCGATCGACTCGCCGCTTTCGTTCGTGGGCGTCGCACTGTTCCTCATGGCCGGTGCCAGCATCCTCGTCGGCGGCATCGGTGCCGTCGGCCGAGACTCCCTCGAAGGGGTGTTCGCGTACTCGAGCATCGGTCAGGTCGGCTTCATCGCGATCCCGGTGGCGATCGCGGCGACGACGACGAGTCCGGAACTCCGCCAGCTGGGCATCGTCGCCGCGCTGGTGTACGCGCTCAATCATACGCTCGCGAAGGGCCTTCTCTTCCTCGCCGTCGGGGCGGTCAGGTCGGCAACGGGAACCAGCAGCTTCGCCGACCTCGGCGGACTGGCAAAGCGGTCACCTGCCCTTGCTATCGCGGTGTTCATCGGTTCCTTAGCGCTCGTCGGTATTCCGCCGCTCTCTGGCTTTTTCGGCAAATTCCTCGTGTTCGACGCCGCGGCTCGCTCCGCGTCGGCGGGCCCCGCGCTCGTCCTCCTCCTCGTCGGCTCGTTACTGACGATAGCCTATTCGACCCGCATGTGGAATCGGAGCTTCTGGGGGGCCCAGACAGACGCGGTGGAAACTGCGGCGATCGACCCGTTGCAGGTGGCGGTCCTCGTCGTCCTCGCAACGGCGATCCTCGCAGTCGGCGTGGGATTCGAACCCGTCTACGAGTTCGCAGGAGCCGCAGCGGACGCCGCGCTCGACACTGAGGGGTACGTCGATGCAGTCGATCCCGCCGACGCCAGCGATCTGGCCGACTCGAGCGGCGGTGATCACACGTGAGAGTTCGTACCTGGCCGGTCGTCGGCGTCGTCTTCGCCGCGCTGTGGGTGTTCGTCCGCGGACTGGCGCTTACGCCCTCGACGCTCTTTGGTGGGTTCCTCGCAGGCCTGATCGTTGGTCTGCCGGTCGCGTTCATTTTCCGGCGACTGTACAGCAAACACCTCGATATCGGGCGTGGGATTCGAGCGCTTCCTTACGCCGGACTCTACCTCGCCGCGTTCGGCTGGGAGCTCCTGCGGGCGAACGTCGATGTCTCCTATCGAGTTCTCTCGCCCGGCATGCCGATCGAACCGGAGGTGATTCTGGTTCCCCTGCGGGTCGAATCCGATGTGGCGATCACTGTCATCGCCAATAGTATCACGATCACACCCGGGACGGTCACGCTCGACTACGACGAAGACACGAACGCGCTGTACGTACACGGCGTCAACGGCCGCGACCCACAGGCGATCGCTGAACCCATCCACACCTGGGAGGACTACGCACTCGAGATGTTCGACGAAGACGCGTCGCCGTCCGATCCGCCGCCGGAAATCGTCGTCTCGGGTGGCACAAGAGACAGGGGTCCTGACCGCCAAGACGGAGGTGTCGACGATGACTGAAGCCGACCCGGCGGTCCTCGAGACGGCGATCCGTGCCGCGTTGGTCCTCGTCAGCGGTCTCTGCGTCCTCTGTGGATACCGCGTGATTCGCGGGCCGACGAACCCCGACCGAGTCGTCGCGCTGGATGCCATCGCGACGAACGTGGTCGCGATTGCGATCCTGTTCGCTCTCTTGACCGATCGAGGACTGTTCATCACCGTGAGCCTCGTCCTCGCGATTATCGGATTCATCGCGACCGTTGCCGTCGCCAAGTTCGTCACGGAAGGCGAGGTGATCGAATGATTCTCGATATCGTCGTCATCGCGCTAATCGTCATCGGCTCGTTCTTCCTGACGGTCGGGACGGTCGGTCTCCTCCGATTACCGAACGTCTACAACCGGATGCACGCCACGAGCAAGCCGACGACATTGGGTACTGCCGCAATCTTTCTGGCGGGCTTCGTTCGCTTCGGGCCCGGTGGGGAAGGGCTAACGTCGCTCATTGGGATCGCCTTTCTGTTCCTCACTGTCCCGACCGGGTCACACATGATCGCCCGAGCCGCCGAGCGGATCGGCATCCCGTTTCTCGGGAGCGTCACCTGGCCGGACGAAACGCGGGTCGACAGAGGCCCGTCGGAACGTTCCGAGGGCCGAGCGGACGACGAGTAAGTGCAGATCCCAGGGTGCTGGACGGCGCGACTACGCGAGTAGCGCTCCGGGAGACGAGCCGGTCAGCGCTGGCGGTCGGCGCGACGCCCGTCGCAGCGACGCCGGCGAGAGCGAGTGCGACGGCCGCGCCGCTTACGACTCGTATTCGGTCTCCGCGTCGCGTTCGTTACGCGTCCCCTGACGCCACTCTTCGGCGTCCTCAAGCGTTTCCGTGCTCAGCAGTCGATCGAGTTTTCGCTCGAACTGCTCGTCGGTAAGCTCCCCCGCCGCGTAGCGTTCGCGGAGGGACTCGAGTGCGTCGCGAGCCTCGATATCGGCATCGGCGTCCGACGCTATCGTCGCGGAGTCAGTGCTGGTTTCCGTTTCCGTCTCACCGGGCGAATAGTCGTCGACCCACTCGCGGCGATCTTCCTCGTCACCGAACAGAATCGCGACCAGCGGAACGACGGCAATGTAACCGACGAGCAACGCTGCGAGCCACCACTCCTGCCCGGTGAACATCGCGCCCAACCAGAACGCCGTCACGAGCATGGACGCCACTGCGGTTGCGTTCTCACGAAGGCGGGTCAGGGGATCGTCCCCGGTCCGCTTGCGATCGCTTCCCTCGATCCCGTTCATACGAGCCTATTCGATCGGCATCAAAAATACGTTGGTGGCTCGAGCGGAGGCCGTATCGCCCGCTGGGCATCGAATCGATCGGATCGCCGCACGGAGAAAGCGCATCCGCTATGCAGGTAGCGGGCGACGGAGAAGACGAGTCTTACGCGAGCGTCTCGCCGAGCGCGTCGAGCGCAGCTTCGCGGACCGCATCGCGTTCGCCTGGCAGGAACTCGACGTGACCGTCGCGACCGCCCACGACGGTGACGCCGGCGTTCGGAACGGCTTCGGCGATCGCATCGCCGAGATCGCGCACGTTGACTGGTTCGGTCGCGCGGACGTGAAGTTCGTCGTCACCCACACCGAGCGTAACGTACGGTGGGCTCGCCCGGTCGCGTTCGCTCCGGTGAAGCGCATCCAGCAGCAGGATCGTCGTCGGGAAGTTGTATCGGTGCGTGAACGCGTCCGTGTCCAGAACGGAGACGCTGACTCCGTTTACACCGCGAACGGTGAGGTTCTCGCGGGCCGTCTCGAGTTCGGTCTCGAGTTTATCGCGGAATTGCTCGGAAACGTGTGCGGCGAGGTTACCGTCGTGTGGCCGATCCGTCCCCTCGCTGTCGCCGAACAGCAAGTCGATGACGAGTT
This window harbors:
- a CDS encoding complex I subunit 5 family protein, with translation MATTPIGTNSQLVIAPMLIVLVTAVATLLLGRRPQARAAVSLGGGAAYAVAVAAIDWYVVLAPNAPGIATYQVGDWPAPIGITLVADGLSAFMLTMVAVLGVASLVFSTRHLPGDEGRSYYFPLFHFLALGVTGAFLTGDLFNLFVWFEVMLMASYVFVAYSGGPEHTRAAFWYVSLNLLASAVFLLGVGGIYASTGTLNMADLARRLAEPAAYGLDPVPVVGLLGLLLSVFAIKAGLVPFQFWIPSAYRAAPPQITALLAGATKKVGIYAIIRLSFTVFAGAEIAVDLGVPGTGFAIDSPLSFVGVALFLMAGASILVGGIGAVGRDSLEGVFAYSSIGQVGFIAIPVAIAATTTSPELRQLGIVAALVYALNHTLAKGLLFLAVGAVRSATGTSSFADLGGLAKRSPALAIAVFIGSLALVGIPPLSGFFGKFLVFDAAARSASAGPALVLLLVGSLLTIAYSTRMWNRSFWGAQTDAVETAAIDPLQVAVLVVLATAILAVGVGFEPVYEFAGAAADAALDTEGYVDAVDPADASDLADSSGGDHT
- the mbhE gene encoding hydrogen gas-evolving membrane-bound hydrogenase subunit E, with product MSPDQAVIVAAVALPFAAAALTPFVFRILGEETGIVGVLVALSSFALLLTQYGAEGTVALQWIPSLDIALRFYVDGWALLFALLASGIGALVFAYSPAYMHGQSGLVRYYAAMLAFMGSIVGVALASDLIAIFLFWELTSLCSFVLIGFYTADDSSQYAARMAMLITVGGGLFLLVGLLLLSVMAGDVVGPASAFDLAAMLENSDAMQSALRDRGLFVPVMGLLAIGAATKSAQVPLHFWLPNAMAAPTPVSAFLHSATMVKVGVYFVGRVRPMFLGSEWLLLFVTLGLTTMTVCAIMAVAATDIKELLAYSTASHLGLMIAGFGFTSVYGAEAGVFHLFNHALFKAPLFLVAGIIAHETGTRQIDSLGGLRRDLPVTAAITTIVALSMAGIPPFNGFYSKELLYEAAVEASHHHDIGALGRLYPAVAVFGSIFTVLYSLRFLSLFFGDRPDELGPVQSPPLTMLVPPALLALLAAVVSVDPQLAVDAIVQSGLEATAIDPHEMHVGIPTSYSLPVGMSAVTIGVGLAAFPFYGRLNGSIRAISRAVPQIRPNWWYDAIVDGLTDEGRWLADRVHNGLLRTYATWTLSGTCVLALVGFVAAGAIEPAELGVEATLSIALVLLVAATGALAVALSDSHVAGVLTLSILGFMIAIFYILASSPDLALTQLVVETLVLLIFLLVIEEIPESYAIGLRRSIRDVVLSLAVGTTAFVTVLVTTSARPGGSTYIARQFAERAVPEGGGSNIVNVTLVDFRGFDTLGELVVIALAAISILTLIVMRGSGDGGLIDTRAGNELLDNESSDDERLEGGLSEENPLEGGPSGTPPDGGNSDDADTGIEGGDTQ
- a CDS encoding Na+/H+ antiporter subunit E, with the translated sequence MRVRTWPVVGVVFAALWVFVRGLALTPSTLFGGFLAGLIVGLPVAFIFRRLYSKHLDIGRGIRALPYAGLYLAAFGWELLRANVDVSYRVLSPGMPIEPEVILVPLRVESDVAITVIANSITITPGTVTLDYDEDTNALYVHGVNGRDPQAIAEPIHTWEDYALEMFDEDASPSDPPPEIVVSGGTRDRGPDRQDGGVDDD
- a CDS encoding sodium:proton antiporter, producing MTAVVLAATIGALFALGTFLLLRRDLIRVVWGLTIISQAANLYLLTMGGIAPATAESVPVLAGHGDHVPETADPLVQALVLTAIVIGFGMTAFALVLSYRVYEEHDTLDVTNLGDHK
- a CDS encoding monovalent cation/H+ antiporter complex subunit F, coding for MTEADPAVLETAIRAALVLVSGLCVLCGYRVIRGPTNPDRVVALDAIATNVVAIAILFALLTDRGLFITVSLVLAIIGFIATVAVAKFVTEGEVIE
- a CDS encoding SHOCT domain-containing protein, with translation MNGIEGSDRKRTGDDPLTRLRENATAVASMLVTAFWLGAMFTGQEWWLAALLVGYIAVVPLVAILFGDEEDRREWVDDYSPGETETETSTDSATIASDADADIEARDALESLRERYAAGELTDEQFERKLDRLLSTETLEDAEEWRQGTRNERDAETEYES
- the mnhG gene encoding monovalent cation/H(+) antiporter subunit G, encoding MILDIVVIALIVIGSFFLTVGTVGLLRLPNVYNRMHATSKPTTLGTAAIFLAGFVRFGPGGEGLTSLIGIAFLFLTVPTGSHMIARAAERIGIPFLGSVTWPDETRVDRGPSERSEGRADDE
- a CDS encoding MnhB domain-containing protein — encoded protein: MTTVIMRTTARVIVPIVLVVAISLFIEGHNLPGGGFIGGVLTTTAFAIIYMAFGLDFLERGILGRDVDPGKEPSRDRVVVAYRRLFAYGFAIAVASGLAPLLYDQPFLSQTFVILEGIPIYDHLEVASALAFDFGVYCVVVGGLLTILSVVGAE